aatttttttttacaattttcaattttatttaaaaaatcttttttttctctcccacCTCTTTTAAATATAGGAATTACATTCCGAATCAACAAAAATGATCGAGCCACCAAAGTTTGCACGCCGGTGTCCCTCTCCTCCTGCGCCTCTTCTTACTCGACGGATCCACCGCCTTTTTGACGAACTTAATGTTGTAAGGGTCCTCGGCTAGCTCGGGATATATTTGCGCGTCATGGATGTATTCACCTTCGTAATTCGATGCGTAGCCAACTTTCAAAATCTCTTCTTGTTCCGTTGCCATCCATTCGACGGTCGTCGGTGTGTTGCTTCTGAGAGCTTCCCTCTCGCGGTGCCACGCCTTCCGTCGGGCTGTGGTCTTCGCGTGATGAAGAAGCCgttgtttttccttttccgcAGTCGTTCCGTATCTCAAGTTGACAACAGCGCTCGCGCCGTGTATTTTCACGTCGATTAACGAACTGCTTCCGCTTCCGTTCTCGTTCTCGTGAAAGGTCGTATTCACCTGACCCCCGAGACGTTTCAGCTGGCCCCGGTCTTCGCTAGCTCTCCACACCTCCTCCTTGACGAAGTACAAAGCGTCCTGCTGTGTGCTGTGAACGACGAAGGTGAACGGCAGGAAGTAGGACCTGTTGAATACCGAAGTGAACACGTCCTTGTATATCGCGTTCGCCGCTGGTACCGAGGATACCACTGCTTGTCCGTCCGACGTTCGCGACACTAGGATACCCTTTCCAAATGGCGGATCCGACGCCGCACCCAAACGATTTGGTGCCAATTCGATGGCGTCCTTCTTCAGGGCTGATCGAGGCGGCGCTGACAAACTCGCAGCGTCTCCAGAGTTCCGCTGGTATATGTGCGCAAGGAAACCGGATTTCACTCCCAAATTTCTTGCTCTTTCTTTGCTGCCGAATATAGAACTGCTCGGGCCGAATGTCGAACCGACCGGACCCCCGATAAGCTCATCGGGGAAGAGCTGAGGCGCCAGACTCTTCAGATCGTATCCCAGGTGAGACAGCCAGGTCAAGTGCTctggaaaaattgttaaattcaCGATGAAGTACGAACGGGTTGTGATTGAGCATTGCAATGTCACGTCacgttttttaattaaaaattagcCATGTTTCTTACCCGTGGGTTGATTTTGCTGACTCGTGTGCCTCACGTTGATCGGATCGTTGCCGTTGAATCGGTAAAGGTTGAGGTGCGTAGGTGTGGCTACTCTGTCCAGTACGTTTTCCCACAAGGGTGACATCCACTTTCCGATCAACGGATCGTAAACCTTTCCATTCGGCATGTGGACTAGAGCGGTGACCTGTTCGAAAATCCCCCGAAAACGGTGTGTTAACAGATATTCAAATGGAATGGTAATATTTCTATCGAAACTACAATCGAACATCGTTACCTGGTCCAACAATCCTCCGCAGAAATCTACCGGCAGATAAAGATACGGGTTCGAATCGTAGACTATGTGTCCGTACGGCGATCTCATTATCTCTCTAATTCCTTCGCCGTATTGGTTGAATATCATTATAGGTGTGCCGCATTGATCTGTCGCGATGTAATACTTGTGACGATAAACTTGGGCGTATATCAGGTGCCCCCTGTCGTCGTAGACGAGCGACATAAGCTTCGCGTCACGGGGGCTGTATATTTGGCTGACCTCGTGAGGCCTTTGTTGATTGTTGTAAAAGAACTGTGTCACGTTTCCGTAATTGTCTTTTCTCGTTGCAAGGCGATCGAGGTGGTCGTAGTAGTAACGCACGTCGAAACGACCCCTTTTCATGGCTCGAACCAGAAGCCCCTTTGCGTTGTAGTTGAAGCGTTCTTCCCTCGCGTTTTGAACGACCAAACCCCTGTTGTCGTACTTGTAGAGACCTTCGCCGAATTTCACTATCCTATCCATCGCGTTGTACTCCATGGGAATCGTATTTCCACGGTAAGTTAGAGAGAGCATGTTTCCGTTGTCGTCGTACTTGAAACCCCAGGGTTCCTGGGCCTCGACACCCGTCAATTGACCGTCGTAGTCCCACGTGTAGTTTTTCACGTTGGTGAACATATTCACAGCCACGTTGCGAGTGTAAGTTCTCGTCTGATTTATACGCCCTCTTGAATCGTGGTTAAATTCCATCCTAAACACTTCCATGTTGTGGATGGTTACGGTTACTTGGGTTTCTAAAAACCTACTGTCGGTACTGCGAGAAAATAACGCCGTACCATCGGACACGGTGGTCTCGTTCATTTTTGGTTTGCCGATTTTAAACTGTCCGATCTGCTCGAGGGTTCCTGTTTTCGGGTTGTAAGCCATCAGATGCTGCGGCAGAGTGTGACCTCCGATTCTTCCCTGGACTGCTGTCAGTCGGAAATTGTCGTCGTATTCGAATGTGAATTTTGCGTTACTTAGCCCTGTCTTTGCCCCGAAATCGATCCTTTCCTCGATCAGAAGACCGGCGTTGTATTGGTAGTCCCATTTGTACTCGACATCTTTTTCCGAGTGTATCACTTCCGAGGGTAAACCGTTCTCTGTGTATATTATCTCGCTCTTACCGTCTCCGTGAATAATTTCGGCTATCTGACCGGAAGTGTGATATCTGTAGACAATGCGAGCACCGTCCCCGGGGAAAACAGTCTGCAGGAGGTTTCCGTCGTGGCTGTAATGTTGTAAATAAGCCCTTGAACTTCCGGGAGGAGTGTAGGTTACCCTCAAAAATCCTAGGGAAGCTTGACAGGAGAACGAGTGTTTGGTACCGGATGGCAGAGTAACGTGACGTAGCCCACCGTCGTCGTCGTACTGAAGTGTGAACCGTCGTGAACTGGCCAACGTTATTTTCGACAACATATTGTAATCGTTGTACGTGTACCTCTTGGTACCGTCCTGGCTGTTCGTTACCTCCGCCAAATGTCCGTGGCGGTCGTAGCTGTATGTCTCATCGGACGCGCCCCATTTCCAACTTTCAATACGGTTAAAATTGTCGTAGGATATAGTGAGATTGTAGCCGTGGTGATAGGGCTGCCAATTGAGTGGCAAACCGGCCGGGTCAAAGGTTACGGTCAATAGCGGGGTGCGGTTTTTGTCGTAGAACGTTTCACGGCTGAACGCCTGCTCGAATTCAACCCCTATTACCCGGGTGTCGTTCACCCAAATTTCTCTATTCAACGTCTGCTGGAGGTGACTCACGTCACCGACAAGATTGTACGCTGTCGTCATAGTGTTGGTCAATTCTCCAAGGTTCATTACCTGGTAGCTCCACATTGGAAGCATTTCCGCTTCAACTGGCAATGCGGCTTCTAGTAGTGGATGTTTGGCTTTAGCCGCGCTCAACACTGATCCACCTCCTGGTAGAGAAAGCGTTAGACTGCTGTTTGTGAAGGCTGTCGCCACTTCCACTTCGGTTCCTGGAATTAACATGATTATATCGTTTATCCTTTACGTTAAATCTATTCAACAAGTAAACCAGATTACAAACCATCGGTGATTCGAAGGGTCTTGAATTTATCGTTCTTCATGATCATTTCGAGATACCGTTGCTTGTCTCCTTTTCGGAGCGCCTGAAGAGGTGAGGACACCTTCACGGACAAACCCTCGTTCTTCGATAGGCCAGAGCTGAGTTTTAGTTTTTCACCGGTCGGTAAGATTACGTCGGTCACACGACCGAGGTTGTCGTAAGAGTACATGTAGGTCTCGCTTCCCTGCAAGAAGAACGAAAGGAATTTATTTCAGGTTTTAGGAAAGTGTATTGAAGCTTTTCCGTGCAACGCTAATCGACACTTACTCCAGACCGACTGGTGAGCAGACCAGTTGAGCTGTCGTAGTCAAGCGCGATTTCGGATCTACCACGTTCCGATAATTTTACGAGGAATCCGACCCcggaaattttcagttcagaCTTGTGATCCTGAGTATTTTCAATGGAACTGACAACGTTGCTGTAATCCctcaaaaactgtattttattGCCAGCACTGTCGGTGACGGTAGATAATTTTCCGAAGCTCGTATTTTTGCTGTACAGAAACGAGTATCTCGTTTTTCCCGAGGTCAAATCTTTGGTGGCGACGTGCTGACCGTAACGGTTGAACACGTAAACTTCATTCGACGGTGGAAATGGTATGTGAAATTCTCCGCTCTCGTCGTGGTTTGGAAGATAAGGCTGCAGTGCGAGGATGTGCAGGCTCCCCTGATCGGCGACGTGCAAAACACCGTCGGGAGATACCGCCAAAGCGGATATTGCTAGGAACTTTGCATTCGACGACAAAAGTGTTTCGGTGCTGCTCGTGTCGTCGGTACAAGTGCAGGCGTCCATTACCTTGGTGCTGGGGGTGGTGTTGTTGCACTCGCACTGCCCTCGTAGTCTCTCTTGTTGCTGACCAGCAAAGTGGTACATCTTCCCCGAGGAGTCGACCATCCTTATCGAATTCACTCTGTGCGAGTCGCTGTCGGCAATGTACAACTCTCCGGTCGGACTGAAGGCGACGGCCAAAACTGACCCGAGCACTTCGTCCGGTTTTTTGCCGTTAACGGGCGTCGACGAGTTGATATTCGCGTTACTCGTGCAGTGCAGGGGTGTTCCTGCTACCACGCGAACTTTCAAATCACTCGTCAGTTTTAGCACCAATCGGTCGTCGATAAAATGTAACGATCCGTCGAGGGGACTCAGAGTTAATCCCGTTGGCCACTGAAGTTGTGCTTGATGCGCTGGAATGGCCCCCATGCACGGCGCGGGTGACCAGTGGTTATGGTGACCGTGGTGGCCAACAAGCGTGTGAATTATGCCGCGCGGATCGACGGCTCGAATGTTTGTGCCATCGGCAATGTACATGGTTTTGTCAGCGGCAATTGCGATACCTGAAAATCATTGTTGACGCGTTGAAAATCTGGACTTTCGGATAAAGATGCTTCGAATGGGCAATCAAACGTCGAGTAAAACTTACCCTTGGGATGTGCAAGTTTCGCGTGAATGGCCGGACCCTCGTCACCGCAGTGCCCCTCGTCGCCCGGAATGCATCTTTCGCCACTTCCGACCACTATATCCATGTTTATGCTAGGGTCATCAACTTTCTCCAGAGACAGAGCCCTCAGTATTTGGTGCTTCTCCGGGTCACTGATGTAGAGGTGACCGTCGGCCGGTGAAACGGAGAGATAATACTGGTACGCCACTTGGGttgcactgaaaaatatattcgtttCATCCCATTAGTCATCGAACAACGGTGTGGCAATCGATTCGACTATGCGCGACGACCAACCTTAGAATCAACACCGTGTTCACATTTCCGTCCGGAGTGATTCTTCGGACAAGATTGAAGTCCCCAACGTATATGCTTCCGTCCGGTCCGCTTGTCAGTGCCACGGGGGTCAGGAGTCGCGCATCTTTGGCCGGACCATTGCAGTTGGTGCAAACTAAGCTTCGTTGCAATCCAGTGCCCATGACAACCTTCACTGTACGCGGGTATTGTTTGAAGTGTAGGGTTGACCCGTCTCCCTTCTGCAGTATCCCTTCGTGGAAGTTGTAATGATGATGAATGTCCAGACCCCATCCGCCAACGTCGGATATGTCAACGTCAAATCCGTGCAAAGTTGCTGTTTGCGTTTCCCAAACTACCGATTGACAGCTCGAGTGTTGGTAACCGATAGAAATTCTAGCTTGGGCTACGCCGTACACTTTTTGTTTGTAAACGTTTCGCTTATTCCAAGCAAACGTGTGCTCGAGGTTCGGATCTGCTTCGTACGTTTTAGCGTGCAGCGAACCTTCGATTTCAACGTGTACGTGGACGTGCGTCAGAGATTTCGGAATGAACGGTCCTGTCAGCTGCATTCTCACCGTTGACATGTACCCGGCCGCCTGACTGCTTTGATACATCAGATGGAGATTTGAACCCGGAATGGCTATGCTCTCTTGGACAATCTACACGGAATTAGAAAAGGTGATCAGGTTTTTTTTACCTCTACTCGAtgcattgaaaataattacatggCGTAATATCGTTATGGCATGAAGAAATTACCGCAGGGAAGAGAAATAAGCGTCTCTTACCTGGGTTTCCGCGAATACCAAACTTTTTCCGGGCAAACCGCCAACTTTTTCCGGCATCCACGTGCCGACGATGATCGGTCGTAAGATCTCATGATCGTGTTCCAGGCAGGGTCCACGTTCGCCAAATAGGCCCATCGAGATCCCTGGGAAGCCTATTATATTTTATGCGgtaaataaaacgaaacttAAACATTCAACACTGACGGACGGACGGAACAAAGACAACACAAGTTGACCATGTCGGTGTTATACAGTAACCGAGGAACAAAAATCTTCTTTGGTCAATGTCGTTGAGGTgacgaagagaagaaaaattggctAATAACACGTCGAAggcataaataattttttttcttttctattttgaaaaaacacaCGAGTACCAATTTTATCCTTACCAACAGCAGGACTGGGGGGTTGATTCGGTCTGTAGGATTCGCTTTCTTCGCTGAGCGTCATAGCTACCGGAGGTAGAACAACAATTTGATTCCACGGGGCGAACACCGTGCGAGTCAAAGGCTTGAAAGGACTTCGTTGAAACTGCAGTGTCACGGCACCTCCGCCGTTCACGAGGACGTCAAACCTGATCGAAAGGTATAAAGGGTATCGTTTCTGAACGGGGAATAGACGATTGACAAATCATGCATACACCGCTTTTGTGATCCGGTCCTAATTCGCCTGATTCGCGGATATTGAATATCTATTTAATTGAAACGTAAATCGATATTGGCTTTCGCACGGTATAAAGGCAGAGCTCGAGAGAGAGGCGCTATGTGTATAACCATAGCCGGTAACCATAAGGCTAACCTTTGTCAAGCCCAGACTACCTGACACGTGCATATAACATGAATATTTAGACGTGATTTGGTTGGCGCACGGGGAGACAAGTCACTGCTACGGAGTTACGCGGAGTAATTAACAGGCTTTCGACATCATTAGCTCGAGCTTTGATGTGGCTTGAGATCCGTCCTTCTCGTCCTTCTCCGACATTCAAGGATTATCCTTGCCATACCGCTCTGCGACACAGACGCAGCCCTGGCGTTAGTCCCTctccccacccccacccccacccccttcccctcctcctcctcctcctcctcctccctctCGCCCCGACATCCTTCATTACAATGCAGCTCTGATCCTATTACCGTGTGTGCACAGCTTAAGAGCTTGGACTGATTCTAGTATACACATGATATTATATATGTTGGTACGCGGAAATTTCGTTGGTGGGTGGGTGGATTTAGCCGAGGTTTGATAAGAAGCCGCGGTTATTAGACAAAGGCTTACCGTACAAATGATCTTCGAGGTGGATTAGACAGTTTGAAAAAGTACGAATACTCGTCAGGAGGTGCCGATTTGTACAGGTTTACTACGCGATTCCGTATAACTAGACTTGAAATTTATGTTCATTTACTACTCACCATCCGCCGGCTCTTGTCAGGGTGAATCCAAAGCGCGAATCCCTGTCGACCGAGACTCGGATCCCTACTATTCCGAGCCCCTGTTCCGTTACTACTTGACCTCGCATCACGGCGACCCGGCTGTTACAAATAAAACGTACAGCGATGGCCATGGAATTAAACGTTAAACGAACCCGTTAACAATGCGAAAGCTGATTCCTTGTCGAATGTAATCcgtgatatttgattctcGATTTAAGATCGCGGGGCGATACCGCATTGGTATGATCATATTTCTGCCAATGAATAATCGGTGCTGAAATTAATCTGACACAAGAGACGAAACTTCACAGTGGATACGAAGGTTCAAAAACCGCCTGTGAAATCCTGACGCGATTCCGCGTTGCCTTTACACCCGTCAATGGTGTATTATTGTACATACGTGGGTCGCTAGTGCTGAGCGGTGAGtaaatttgtttccatttttgaGACGGAATACACACGCGAAATCAGCTTCCGTTTGTTAATGGCTCAATGCACATTGAATATTCTCAATTCGCTGCCAATACGATTGGGTAACCTAATTTCAAACGGGTGGATTGAATTCCCGATGCAACGCTGCGGGCGTTCCCCACCCATTCCCGCCCCTTCCTTCGCTGACATGGGTcggaattgaaaaacaattcaagaATTGATTTTGTAAGTGTCGGAACAATTGGCATGTGTATAATATCGTTAGCAAGCGAAATCTCGCTTATATATACATCTCCGTATGCATATATCATGTATGTATTGGCAacgagtgaaaatattcaaattcattagTTAAATAACAATTCTTTCGAGCCAGGGTTTTAtcaagtatacatatacatataatatatttatatatatgtatatgtatatcgaaCGCATGCAGATGTCATGTAATGTGTTGACGTAAGTGtatgagtatatatatatatgtatgtatattctatatattttaaatatatatatatatatatatacacacatgtaatAAATTCAGGATTGGAATTCTGCAGTATAAATTGGAATGTTAAgctgaatttgaatttgaagcaatcatgtgagtgagtgagtgagtgtaGGTGGTGTTGGTGCGATGATTGTTCTGTGTTTTTGCATCTGTGTCCTGTGAGCTGAATATAatgaaattatagaaaatggTGTCGTGGgttgtacatatgtatatacgtagtTTGTCGTGAGTATATATGTGTGCAACATACATATCCATACGCAAGAATGGTTTTTGCAGCTTATACAGGTTATCGTTGTCGGGTATGTAGAGAATATACGATACACATCCACCCCACCCCCATGAATGTATTAGGCATATATGCATATGAATATGTACACGCGTtgggtataataatacagTATAGAGTATCTTAAAAGCCCCTAAGGGACTGTATATATAGGAGGATATATGGTGTTTTCTTGGAGGATCACACTCCCCCAACGTCAAAAGATCGTTTCGTTAATATATTCCGCGTTAgcgaaaaattcaacgttgGATCCGTAGTTTGTATGTAATAACACGGAAAGTCGACGTTGctctgaaaaatttgtatgtatttagAAATTGTATGAATGTTTACGATAAATTGCATATAATTTTATCCGCACTCGGTAAGCTCCGTATTTGTTATTACTatagaattataatatttgatatatcaatcgatatatatatatgtatatatatatgtacgtatacatgtttATACATGTGTTGGCGATAACTCGGTGATCAAAAGGCGGAGGGGTGCCCGATCCTCCAAGTACGAGCACAGCAAGGTGGCAGGCACTGTCGTCACtactatataatataaaatcaaatcataataataatagtaac
This genomic stretch from Neodiprion pinetum isolate iyNeoPine1 chromosome 6, iyNeoPine1.2, whole genome shotgun sequence harbors:
- the Ten-a gene encoding teneurin-a isoform X2 → MEGEGTLGRGHANGGRGLRRQRSLEWRERRGYGGAPSSSDEEDNSRHGVGGPTSTGGRGARSPGQVFASILAQQYNGAADRSYRTGSDTEGAATTDNPTTPFPTPPPTLTPNHRQASPFPLESTNSRRHHYNGSAMSDRSRSGNGETVYAAPTKKNNSAAGGTLNRRNRRGHASALSSSSTASSDRSEAVFPDEHSRMHLNNDTGGDSPPEPAPPEVPPRGPSLHATHTLRAQQVRNGCPPNATAGYAIPPEQVQSENYQEYLMSGSPRSYPARSPGVAATPTLTRLPPPQQQVTVGSLGGGGSAGNGGAPGQPLAMPVFPLRAGPAPHYSPYSPSRFHIDKRCQHRCSWKCFSIALILLAVALTAMLAYFAAVSSMRPMDSTNCILVQDVKAVTHENAHMHDPISTPIPTEESLPTSTAEHSSAADNIGDQQSDPQIQQSAQWPAVLELRAYNVAHSAVIPPYHFWNSEFRNKQPAFIRLNFTLPWGANFAVYGRRNVAPSVTQYDFAEFVKGGRVDHRLKREIVPADAVSFMKSEEGVSGDPYQAEQPSATRNVLAKRSLVEPMLVNVTLLQFLDTGRWFLSVYNDELQPHKVSLVVTEAEDMSTTCPNDCSGRGSCYLGKCDCIDGYQGADCSKSVCPVLCSAHGQYGGGVCHCEDGWKGAECDVPLGDCQVPDCNQHGQCVRGSCVCSAGWKGIFCNEPDCPDPSCNGHGTCVSGKCYCKAGWQGERCNQVDQQVYQCLPGCSDHGTYDLEAASCICEEHWTGVDCSQPSCGLDCGLHGSCEQGHCKCHDDWTGSRCDQKPCDVRCADQGQCKNGTCVCSQGWNGRHCTLPGCENGCSRHGLCTLQEGEYRCECSIGWAGRDCSIRLEMECNDDLDNDQDGMVDCSDSECCSHHACSDHIMCLASNDPVEVLLRKQPPSVTASFYQRVKFLIEENSVQSYAHMDEYSESEFWNNFTPRRVAVMRGQVVTEQGLGIVGIRVSVDRDSRFGFTLTRAGGWFDVLVNGGGAVTLQFQRSPFKPLTRTVFAPWNQIVVLPPVAMTLSEESESYRPNQPPSPAVGISMGLFGERGPCLEHDHEILRPIIVGTWMPEKVGGLPGKSLVFAETQIVQESIAIPGSNLHLMYQSSQAAGYMSTVRMQLTGPFIPKSLTHVHVHVEIEGSLHAKTYEADPNLEHTFAWNKRNVYKQKVYGVAQARISIGYQHSSCQSVVWETQTATLHGFDVDISDVGGWGLDIHHHYNFHEGILQKGDGSTLHFKQYPRTVKVVMGTGLQRSLVCTNCNGPAKDARLLTPVALTSGPDGSIYVGDFNLVRRITPDGNVNTVLILSATQVAYQYYLSVSPADGHLYISDPEKHQILRALSLEKVDDPSINMDIVVGSGERCIPGDEGHCGDEGPAIHAKLAHPKGIAIAADKTMYIADGTNIRAVDPRGIIHTLVGHHGHHNHWSPAPCMGAIPAHQAQLQWPTGLTLSPLDGSLHFIDDRLVLKLTSDLKVRVVAGTPLHCTSNANINSSTPVNGKKPDEVLGSVLAVAFSPTGELYIADSDSHRVNSIRMVDSSGKMYHFAGQQQERLRGQCECNNTTPSTKVMDACTCTDDTSSTETLLSSNAKFLAISALAVSPDGVLHVADQGSLHILALQPYLPNHDESGEFHIPFPPSNEVYVFNRYGQHVATKDLTSGKTRYSFLYSKNTSFGKLSTVTDSAGNKIQFLRDYSNVVSSIENTQDHKSELKISGVGFLVKLSERGRSEIALDYDSSTGLLTSRSGGSETYMYSYDNLGRVTDVILPTGEKLKLSSGLSKNEGLSVKVSSPLQALRKGDKQRYLEMIMKNDKFKTLRITDGTEVEVATAFTNSSLTLSLPGGGSVLSAAKAKHPLLEAALPVEAEMLPMWSYQVMNLGELTNTMTTAYNLVGDVSHLQQTLNREIWVNDTRVIGVEFEQAFSRETFYDKNRTPLLTVTFDPAGLPLNWQPYHHGYNLTISYDNFNRIESWKWGASDETYSYDRHGHLAEVTNSQDGTKRYTYNDYNMLSKITLASSRRFTLQYDDDGGLRHVTLPSGTKHSFSCQASLGFLRVTYTPPGSSRAYLQHYSHDGNLLQTVFPGDGARIVYRYHTSGQIAEIIHGDGKSEIIYTENGLPSEVIHSEKDVEYKWDYQYNAGLLIEERIDFGAKTGLSNAKFTFEYDDNFRLTAVQGRIGGHTLPQHLMAYNPKTGTLEQIGQFKIGKPKMNETTVSDGTALFSRSTDSRFLETQVTVTIHNMEVFRMEFNHDSRGRINQTRTYTRNVAVNMFTNVKNYTWDYDGQLTGVEAQEPWGFKYDDNGNMLSLTYRGNTIPMEYNAMDRIVKFGEGLYKYDNRGLVVQNAREERFNYNAKGLLVRAMKRGRFDVRYYYDHLDRLATRKDNYGNVTQFFYNNQQRPHEVSQIYSPRDAKLMSLVYDDRGHLIYAQVYRHKYYIATDQCGTPIMIFNQYGEGIREIMRSPYGHIVYDSNPYLYLPVDFCGGLLDQVTALVHMPNGKVYDPLIGKWMSPLWENVLDRVATPTHLNLYRFNGNDPINVRHTSQQNQPTEHLTWLSHLGYDLKSLAPQLFPDELIGGPVGSTFGPSSSIFGSKERARNLGVKSGFLAHIYQRNSGDAASLSAPPRSALKKDAIELAPNRLGAASDPPFGKGILVSRTSDGQAVVSSVPAANAIYKDVFTSVFNRSYFLPFTFVVHSTQQDALYFVKEEVWRASEDRGQLKRLGGQVNTTFHENENGSGSSSLIDVKIHGASAVVNLRYGTTAEKEKQRLLHHAKTTARRKAWHREREALRSNTPTTVEWMATEQEEILKVGYASNYEGEYIHDAQIYPELAEDPYNIKFVKKAVDPSSKKRRRRRGTPACKLWWLDHFC
- the Ten-a gene encoding teneurin-a isoform X4, with translation MHHYYTQEDIDRVEYLMSGSPRSYPARSPGVAATPTLTRLPPPQQQVTVGSLGGGGSAGNGGAPGQPLAMPVFPLRAGPAPHYSPYSPSRFHIDKRCQHRCSWKCFSIALILLAVALTAMLAYFAAVSSMRPMDSTNCILVQDVKAVTHENAHMHDPISTPIPTEESLPTSTAEHSSAADNIGDQQSDPQIQQSAQWPAVLELRAYNVAHSAVIPPYHFWNSEFRNKQPAFIRLNFTLPWGANFAVYGRRNVAPSVTQYDFAEFVKGGRVDHRLKREIVPADAVSFMKSEEGVSGDPYQAEQPSATRNVLAKRSLVEPMLVNVTLLQFLDTGRWFLSVYNDELQPHKVSLVVTEAEDMSTTCPNDCSGRGSCYLGKCDCIDGYQGADCSKSVCPVLCSAHGQYGGGVCHCEDGWKGAECDVPLGDCQVPDCNQHGQCVRGSCVCSAGWKGIFCNEPDCPDPSCNGHGTCVSGKCYCKAGWQGERCNQVDQQVYQCLPGCSDHGTYDLEAASCICEEHWTGVDCSQPSCGLDCGLHGSCEQGHCKCHDDWTGSRCDQKPCDVRCADQGQCKNGTCVCSQGWNGRHCTLPGCENGCSRHGLCTLQEGEYRCECSIGWAGRDCSIRLEMECNDDLDNDQDGMVDCSDSECCSHHACSDHIMCLASNDPVEVLLRKQPPSVTASFYQRVKFLIEENSVQSYAHMDEYSESEFWNNFTPRRVAVMRGQVVTEQGLGIVGIRVSVDRDSRFGFTLTRAGGWFDVLVNGGGAVTLQFQRSPFKPLTRTVFAPWNQIVVLPPVAMTLSEESESYRPNQPPSPAVGFPGISMGLFGERGPCLEHDHEILRPIIVGTWMPEKVGGLPGKSLVFAETQIVQESIAIPGSNLHLMYQSSQAAGYMSTVRMQLTGPFIPKSLTHVHVHVEIEGSLHAKTYEADPNLEHTFAWNKRNVYKQKVYGVAQARISIGYQHSSCQSVVWETQTATLHGFDVDISDVGGWGLDIHHHYNFHEGILQKGDGSTLHFKQYPRTVKVVMGTGLQRSLVCTNCNGPAKDARLLTPVALTSGPDGSIYVGDFNLVRRITPDGNVNTVLILSATQVAYQYYLSVSPADGHLYISDPEKHQILRALSLEKVDDPSINMDIVVGSGERCIPGDEGHCGDEGPAIHAKLAHPKGIAIAADKTMYIADGTNIRAVDPRGIIHTLVGHHGHHNHWSPAPCMGAIPAHQAQLQWPTGLTLSPLDGSLHFIDDRLVLKLTSDLKVRVVAGTPLHCTSNANINSSTPVNGKKPDEVLGSVLAVAFSPTGELYIADSDSHRVNSIRMVDSSGKMYHFAGQQQERLRGQCECNNTTPSTKVMDACTCTDDTSSTETLLSSNAKFLAISALAVSPDGVLHVADQGSLHILALQPYLPNHDESGEFHIPFPPSNEVYVFNRYGQHVATKDLTSGKTRYSFLYSKNTSFGKLSTVTDSAGNKIQFLRDYSNVVSSIENTQDHKSELKISGVGFLVKLSERGRSEIALDYDSSTGLLTSRSGGSETYMYSYDNLGRVTDVILPTGEKLKLSSGLSKNEGLSVKVSSPLQALRKGDKQRYLEMIMKNDKFKTLRITDGTEVEVATAFTNSSLTLSLPGGGSVLSAAKAKHPLLEAALPVEAEMLPMWSYQVMNLGELTNTMTTAYNLVGDVSHLQQTLNREIWVNDTRVIGVEFEQAFSRETFYDKNRTPLLTVTFDPAGLPLNWQPYHHGYNLTISYDNFNRIESWKWGASDETYSYDRHGHLAEVTNSQDGTKRYTYNDYNMLSKITLASSRRFTLQYDDDGGLRHVTLPSGTKHSFSCQASLGFLRVTYTPPGSSRAYLQHYSHDGNLLQTVFPGDGARIVYRYHTSGQIAEIIHGDGKSEIIYTENGLPSEVIHSEKDVEYKWDYQYNAGLLIEERIDFGAKTGLSNAKFTFEYDDNFRLTAVQGRIGGHTLPQHLMAYNPKTGTLEQIGQFKIGKPKMNETTVSDGTALFSRSTDSRFLETQVTVTIHNMEVFRMEFNHDSRGRINQTRTYTRNVAVNMFTNVKNYTWDYDGQLTGVEAQEPWGFKYDDNGNMLSLTYRGNTIPMEYNAMDRIVKFGEGLYKYDNRGLVVQNAREERFNYNAKGLLVRAMKRGRFDVRYYYDHLDRLATRKDNYGNVTQFFYNNQQRPHEVSQIYSPRDAKLMSLVYDDRGHLIYAQVYRHKYYIATDQCGTPIMIFNQYGEGIREIMRSPYGHIVYDSNPYLYLPVDFCGGLLDQVTALVHMPNGKVYDPLIGKWMSPLWENVLDRVATPTHLNLYRFNGNDPINVRHTSQQNQPTEHLTWLSHLGYDLKSLAPQLFPDELIGGPVGSTFGPSSSIFGSKERARNLGVKSGFLAHIYQRNSGDAASLSAPPRSALKKDAIELAPNRLGAASDPPFGKGILVSRTSDGQAVVSSVPAANAIYKDVFTSVFNRSYFLPFTFVVHSTQQDALYFVKEEVWRASEDRGQLKRLGGQVNTTFHENENGSGSSSLIDVKIHGASAVVNLRYGTTAEKEKQRLLHHAKTTARRKAWHREREALRSNTPTTVEWMATEQEEILKVGYASNYEGEYIHDAQIYPELAEDPYNIKFVKKAVDPSSKKRRRRRGTPACKLWWLDHFC